The following are encoded in a window of Amycolatopsis solani genomic DNA:
- a CDS encoding alpha-L-fucosidase produces MFLRRLGVVCATLLAVTGLVAAPASADLQKPSQQWLRDSQAGLFLHWGMRTSPGYTSCSAWEKAITDGGWSPGYWVTEAKKLHASYLVLASFHSRLGYSRAWPSKIPGSCSTKRDFLGELVAAAKSEGLKVILYMTNDAQWHDEGGHEWLDSAGYSKYKGKDVDLDSQSGFGQFSYDNFFEVMKNYPDLGGFWIDNDNAYWESHDLYRQIYQQRPDYLLSNNNEDTPIMDTISNEQKTGMTPSYDYPQATYTAMPRLTEACFKLPDTGSWWYGGSNPPVNKALNLGRLVTNSGSSIKSLMAETAMVNGKFPANQQAFNDFAAGYLGAIRESLDGTEGAGYLYGGMQPGFWNDGAHGVITIRGAAQYVHVLTKPSGSTLKIRDNGYRVSRVTNLRTGAAVPFSQGSGSLTLTGLSGWDPYDTVFKVETSGRTGIYDPRTVTLKASASASGHSGQSASDGDYLTYFDNGKTLPVDLDYDLGSAKPVQYLALNQREDSVSYARSDTEQSARIKGYQVFVSSDGKNWGSPVKSGTLPSHRGVQFTDLTAVTTRYVRLRVTSTYAASSDSTRYKRLRIDETWVGSAYAS; encoded by the coding sequence ATGTTCTTGCGTCGCTTGGGTGTCGTGTGCGCCACGCTGCTGGCGGTGACCGGGCTCGTCGCCGCGCCGGCGTCGGCCGATCTGCAGAAACCCTCCCAGCAGTGGCTGCGCGACAGCCAGGCGGGCCTGTTCCTGCACTGGGGCATGCGCACCTCGCCCGGCTACACCAGTTGCAGCGCCTGGGAGAAGGCGATCACCGACGGCGGGTGGAGTCCCGGCTACTGGGTCACCGAAGCGAAGAAGCTGCACGCGTCGTACCTCGTGCTGGCTTCCTTCCACAGCCGCCTCGGCTACTCGCGGGCGTGGCCGTCGAAGATCCCGGGCAGCTGCAGCACCAAGCGCGACTTCCTCGGCGAGCTGGTCGCCGCGGCGAAGTCCGAGGGGCTCAAGGTCATCCTCTACATGACCAACGACGCCCAGTGGCACGACGAGGGCGGCCACGAGTGGCTCGACTCCGCCGGCTACTCGAAGTACAAGGGCAAGGACGTCGACCTCGACAGCCAGAGCGGCTTCGGCCAGTTCAGCTACGACAACTTCTTCGAGGTCATGAAGAACTACCCGGACCTCGGCGGGTTCTGGATCGACAACGACAACGCCTACTGGGAATCCCACGACCTGTACCGGCAGATCTACCAGCAGCGCCCGGACTACCTGCTGAGCAACAACAACGAAGACACGCCGATCATGGACACGATCAGCAACGAGCAGAAGACCGGCATGACGCCGTCGTACGACTACCCGCAAGCGACGTACACGGCGATGCCGCGGCTCACGGAGGCGTGCTTCAAGCTGCCCGACACCGGTTCGTGGTGGTACGGCGGCTCGAACCCGCCGGTGAACAAGGCGCTCAACCTCGGCAGGCTGGTGACGAACTCGGGCTCGTCGATCAAGTCCCTGATGGCCGAGACGGCGATGGTGAACGGCAAGTTCCCCGCGAACCAGCAGGCGTTCAACGACTTCGCGGCCGGCTACCTCGGCGCGATCCGCGAATCCCTCGACGGCACCGAGGGCGCCGGGTACCTGTACGGCGGGATGCAGCCGGGCTTCTGGAACGACGGCGCCCACGGCGTGATCACGATCCGCGGGGCGGCGCAGTACGTGCACGTGCTGACCAAACCGTCCGGCAGTACCTTGAAGATCCGCGACAACGGCTACCGCGTCTCCCGCGTCACGAACCTCCGCACCGGCGCGGCCGTCCCGTTCAGCCAGGGGAGCGGCAGCCTGACCCTGACCGGGCTGTCGGGCTGGGATCCGTACGACACGGTGTTCAAGGTCGAAACGTCGGGCCGCACCGGGATCTACGACCCCCGCACGGTGACGCTGAAGGCGAGCGCGTCGGCCAGTGGCCACAGTGGACAGTCCGCGAGCGACGGCGACTACCTGACGTACTTCGACAACGGCAAGACCCTCCCGGTCGACCTCGACTACGACCTCGGCTCGGCGAAGCCGGTCCAGTACCTCGCCCTCAACCAGCGCGAGGACTCGGTGAGCTACGCCCGGTCCGACACCGAGCAGTCGGCGCGGATCAAGGGCTACCAGGTGTTCGTGTCGAGCGACGGCAAGAACTGGGGCAGCCCGGTGAAGTCCGGCACCCTCCCGAGCCACCGCGGCGTCCAGTTCACGGACCTGACGGCGGTGACGACGAGGTACGTCCGCCTGCGGGTGACGAGCACGTACGCGGCGTCGAGCGACAGCACTCGTTACAAGCGTCTGCGCATCGACGAGACGTGGGTGGGCTCGGCCTACGCGAGTTAG
- a CDS encoding glycoside hydrolase family 88/105 protein, protein MSEHPLRPTRRAVLAGSLGALGALAAAGPVARAADRLPPIGGAAPPPDWSRAVIDSTMKRYTPDKIGGWGYTLGLYLYGQYLFFKRTGERKYLDYIVAWYDRFVTDSGISNSFTNLDSMRSCQLLPLLYAETGRKKYRTAADQLRKRFPAYPRTSDGGMFHATSKVGQLWGDGVYMAQPFLALYGAAFGDGAYCFEEAAKNISVYFSHLREPAKGLLYHAYDEDGSESWASGTGHHSKYHWARAIGWFGMATTDILEVLPADHPRRAALIDVVRFLAAGYQRYQDPATGRWFQVVDRGGDAKNWLETSASSMYTFTISRGVQRGYLPSSYQAVADKGYAGVLAKVSLGSDGLTNITDICEGTNVGDLSYYYARARKTNDFHGLGAFLIMNEQLRH, encoded by the coding sequence ATGTCCGAGCACCCCCTTCGCCCGACCCGGCGCGCGGTACTGGCCGGCAGCCTCGGCGCGCTCGGTGCCCTCGCCGCGGCGGGTCCCGTCGCGCGGGCGGCCGACCGGCTCCCCCCGATCGGCGGGGCCGCACCGCCACCGGACTGGTCGCGCGCGGTCATCGACTCGACGATGAAGCGCTACACCCCGGACAAGATCGGCGGCTGGGGTTACACCCTCGGGCTGTACCTCTACGGCCAGTACCTCTTCTTCAAGCGCACCGGCGAGCGGAAGTACCTCGACTACATCGTCGCCTGGTACGACCGGTTCGTCACCGACAGCGGGATCTCCAACAGCTTCACGAACCTCGACTCGATGCGCTCGTGCCAGCTGCTGCCGCTGCTGTACGCCGAGACCGGCCGCAAGAAGTACCGGACGGCGGCCGACCAGCTGCGCAAGCGCTTCCCGGCCTACCCCCGCACGTCCGACGGCGGCATGTTCCACGCCACGAGCAAGGTCGGCCAGCTGTGGGGCGACGGCGTGTACATGGCCCAGCCGTTCCTCGCGCTCTACGGCGCCGCGTTCGGCGACGGCGCGTACTGCTTCGAAGAGGCGGCCAAGAACATCTCCGTGTACTTCAGCCACCTCCGCGAACCGGCGAAGGGCCTGCTCTACCACGCCTACGACGAGGACGGCTCCGAGTCGTGGGCGTCCGGCACCGGGCACCACTCGAAGTACCACTGGGCCCGCGCGATCGGCTGGTTCGGCATGGCCACCACCGACATCCTCGAGGTGCTCCCGGCCGACCACCCGCGGCGGGCCGCGCTGATCGACGTCGTGCGGTTCCTGGCCGCCGGTTACCAGCGGTACCAGGACCCGGCCACCGGCCGGTGGTTCCAGGTCGTCGACCGCGGTGGCGACGCGAAGAACTGGCTGGAGACGTCGGCGTCGTCGATGTACACGTTCACGATCTCCCGCGGCGTCCAGCGCGGCTACCTGCCGTCGTCGTACCAGGCGGTCGCGGACAAGGGCTACGCCGGCGTGCTGGCGAAGGTCTCCCTCGGCTCCGACGGCCTCACGAACATCACCGACATCTGCGAGGGCACCAACGTCGGCGACCTGTCCTACTACTACGCCCGCGCCCGCAAGACCAACGACTTCCACGGCCTCGGCGCGTTCCTGATCATGAACGAGCAGCTCCGCCACTGA
- a CDS encoding glycoside hydrolase family 28 protein, whose translation MKRSFLISWAVAGLLVAGTGISTAAPGGVYDVKDYGAKGNGSANDSAAVDKAIAAANAAGGGTVRFTSGTYKSANTVHLKSNVTIQLDAGATITGSGADTYDKPESNPWDDYQDYGHSHFHNAMFAGDKLTNIGFTGAGTIDGGGNLITGNPKSGEADKILSLTRCDGLTLSGIKLRRGGHFAALINGCKNVVSDRLTIDTASDRDGWNIISTTNVTITDATISANDDALVFKSDYALGAKLPNGNVTVTGAKLSAVCCNALMFGSETCGDFTGYHFSDIAITGAHKSGIGIVSMDGAKISDVHYRNITMSGTYSPVMMKIGTRKRCGNDPGVGSISGITFDNVTGTHTGSNFSPTIWGADSGHRVSDVTFTGVKLSVPGGSGTMGTGVPSNNATDYNPKSIGTRPSYGWYLHYAAGIRFVDSSVEFAKDDGRPASIVNNSSDITFDHFTAEKGGKSPYDIGFQSVTGYCVENSALRVNATGSTSDC comes from the coding sequence GTGAAAAGATCCTTCTTGATCAGCTGGGCGGTGGCCGGGCTGCTGGTGGCCGGTACCGGAATCTCCACCGCCGCGCCCGGCGGCGTTTACGACGTGAAGGACTACGGCGCCAAGGGCAACGGTTCCGCCAACGATTCCGCCGCCGTCGACAAGGCGATCGCCGCGGCCAACGCCGCGGGCGGCGGCACCGTCCGGTTCACCTCGGGCACCTACAAGTCGGCGAACACGGTCCACCTCAAGAGCAACGTGACGATCCAGCTCGACGCGGGCGCGACGATCACCGGGTCCGGTGCGGACACCTACGACAAGCCGGAATCGAACCCGTGGGACGACTACCAGGACTACGGCCACAGCCACTTCCACAACGCGATGTTCGCCGGCGACAAGCTGACGAACATCGGCTTCACCGGCGCCGGCACGATCGACGGCGGCGGCAACCTGATCACCGGCAACCCGAAGTCCGGCGAGGCCGACAAGATCCTGTCGCTCACCCGGTGTGACGGGCTGACGTTGTCCGGCATCAAGCTGCGCCGCGGCGGGCACTTCGCGGCGCTGATCAACGGGTGCAAGAACGTCGTCTCCGACCGCCTGACCATCGACACGGCGAGCGACCGCGACGGCTGGAACATCATCAGCACCACGAACGTCACGATCACCGACGCCACCATCTCGGCCAACGACGACGCGCTCGTGTTCAAGAGCGATTACGCGCTCGGCGCGAAACTGCCGAACGGGAACGTCACGGTGACCGGCGCGAAGCTTTCGGCGGTGTGCTGCAACGCGCTGATGTTCGGCTCCGAGACGTGCGGTGACTTCACCGGCTACCACTTCTCGGACATCGCGATCACCGGCGCGCACAAATCGGGGATCGGCATCGTTTCGATGGACGGCGCGAAGATCTCCGACGTCCACTACCGGAACATCACGATGTCGGGAACGTATTCGCCGGTCATGATGAAGATCGGCACGCGGAAGCGGTGCGGGAACGACCCCGGCGTCGGCTCGATCAGCGGGATCACGTTCGACAACGTCACCGGCACGCACACCGGCAGCAACTTCAGCCCGACGATCTGGGGCGCGGACAGCGGTCACCGCGTCTCCGACGTCACCTTCACCGGCGTGAAGCTGTCGGTGCCGGGCGGCAGCGGCACGATGGGCACCGGCGTCCCGAGCAACAACGCGACGGACTACAACCCGAAGAGCATCGGCACCCGCCCGTCCTACGGCTGGTACCTGCACTACGCGGCCGGCATCCGGTTCGTGGACAGCTCGGTGGAGTTCGCCAAGGACGACGGCCGCCCGGCGAGCATCGTCAACAACAGCTCGGACATCACGTTCGACCACTTCACGGCGGAGAAGGGCGGCAAGAGCCCGTACGACATCGGCTTCCAGTCGGTGACGGGTTACTGCGTCGAGAACTCGGCGCTGCGCGTGAACGCGACCGGGTCCACTTCGGACTGCTGA
- a CDS encoding TetR family transcriptional regulator gives MTDEPGLRERKKLRTRATISTAAIRLFLERGFDAVGVAEVASAAEVSKRTLFAYFPTKEDLVLHRFADHETDAADVVRARRPGQGALEALREAFLRGLDAREPVTGLCDEPGVLAVFRLVTGTPALVARLAGFTSAGEAALAAELRRAGVPALDAALAAAQISAVRRTLATANMDAVAAGVPAGQRFPEAVAAAERAFTLLSSGVGFA, from the coding sequence GTGACCGATGAACCAGGCCTGCGGGAGCGCAAGAAGCTCCGCACGCGGGCGACGATCTCGACGGCGGCGATCCGGCTCTTCCTGGAGCGCGGGTTCGACGCCGTCGGGGTCGCCGAAGTGGCGAGCGCGGCCGAGGTGTCCAAGCGGACGCTCTTCGCCTACTTCCCGACCAAAGAGGACCTGGTGCTGCACCGGTTCGCCGACCACGAGACCGACGCGGCGGACGTCGTCCGCGCCCGCCGGCCCGGGCAGGGCGCCCTCGAAGCGCTGCGGGAGGCGTTCCTGCGCGGGCTCGACGCGCGCGAACCGGTGACCGGGCTGTGCGACGAGCCCGGCGTGCTCGCGGTGTTCCGCCTGGTCACCGGAACCCCGGCGCTGGTGGCCCGGCTCGCCGGGTTCACCTCCGCCGGCGAGGCGGCGCTGGCCGCCGAGCTCCGGCGGGCCGGGGTGCCGGCCCTGGACGCGGCCCTCGCGGCCGCGCAGATCTCGGCGGTCCGCCGCACCCTGGCGACGGCCAACATGGACGCGGTCGCGGCCGGCGTCCCGGCCGGACAGCGCTTTCCCGAGGCCGTCGCCGCCGCCGAACGGGCGTTCACCCTGCTGTCGTCCGGAGTAGGGTTCGCCTGA
- a CDS encoding alkaline phosphatase D family protein, whose translation MGQVNRRKVLLGGLAAVTATAASAALPSWANARTTAAAPTIHDPFQLGVASGDPLPDSVVLWTRLAPAPLNPDGFGGMPDATYAVDWEIANDEAFSSIVQSGQVSALRAAAHSVHIEPVGLQPAREYFYRFKTGGYISPVGRTRTAPAAGAAVNQLKYCFSSCQHWEEGYYHAYKGIVADDPDLVLFLGDYIYEKKSGRAAAERNPRSLAFTDDVTTLAQYRARHAQHKTDADLQAAHAIAPWIVVFDDHEVMNNWNGTTSPASAARKTNGFQAFYENTPIRSTAKPNGASIQLYRQFVWGNLARFHMLDTRQYRSAQVADPSGDTGPACTDMRSTSRSILGSTEEAWLLKQFESHPTTWDFLGQQVFFATRDGDGNKATCESPDSWQGYEASRNRIQQGWVDRKVANPVVLTGDVHRHWAADLRLDYFDHSDPIIGSELVTTSVTSNSDTATAPSATWYANNPHVKYCKGERGYVRVTTTPAQTRADFMTTSDTSVYDPASVVIKNDRSYVVQAGKPGLQQV comes from the coding sequence ATGGGTCAGGTCAACCGGCGCAAGGTGCTCCTCGGCGGGCTCGCCGCGGTCACCGCCACCGCGGCTTCGGCGGCGCTGCCGTCGTGGGCGAACGCCCGCACCACGGCCGCCGCCCCCACCATCCACGACCCCTTCCAGCTCGGGGTCGCGTCCGGCGATCCGCTCCCCGACAGCGTGGTGCTGTGGACGAGACTCGCGCCGGCGCCGCTCAACCCGGACGGCTTCGGCGGGATGCCGGACGCCACCTACGCGGTCGACTGGGAGATCGCGAACGACGAGGCGTTCAGCTCGATCGTGCAGAGCGGCCAGGTGAGCGCGCTGCGCGCGGCCGCGCACAGCGTCCACATCGAACCCGTCGGCCTGCAGCCCGCGCGGGAGTACTTCTACCGCTTCAAGACCGGCGGCTACATCTCGCCGGTCGGCCGCACGCGCACCGCGCCCGCCGCCGGCGCCGCGGTCAACCAGCTCAAGTACTGCTTCAGCTCCTGCCAGCACTGGGAGGAGGGCTACTACCACGCGTACAAGGGCATCGTGGCCGACGACCCGGACCTGGTGCTGTTCCTCGGCGACTACATCTACGAGAAGAAGTCGGGCCGCGCCGCCGCGGAACGCAACCCGCGCAGCCTGGCCTTCACCGACGACGTGACGACGCTCGCGCAGTACCGCGCCCGCCACGCCCAGCACAAGACCGACGCCGACCTGCAGGCCGCGCACGCGATCGCGCCGTGGATCGTGGTGTTCGACGACCACGAAGTGATGAACAACTGGAACGGCACCACTTCGCCGGCGTCGGCCGCGCGCAAGACCAACGGGTTCCAGGCCTTCTACGAGAACACCCCGATCCGGTCCACCGCCAAGCCGAACGGCGCGTCGATCCAGCTGTACCGCCAGTTCGTCTGGGGCAACCTCGCCCGGTTCCACATGCTCGACACGCGCCAGTACCGCAGCGCGCAGGTGGCCGACCCGTCGGGTGACACGGGCCCGGCGTGCACGGACATGCGCAGCACCTCGCGCAGCATCCTCGGCAGCACCGAGGAAGCCTGGCTGCTCAAGCAGTTCGAGTCGCACCCGACGACCTGGGACTTCCTCGGCCAGCAGGTCTTCTTCGCCACGCGGGACGGCGACGGCAACAAGGCCACCTGCGAGAGCCCCGACTCCTGGCAGGGCTACGAAGCCTCCCGCAACCGCATCCAGCAGGGCTGGGTCGACCGGAAGGTCGCCAACCCGGTCGTGCTCACCGGCGACGTCCACCGGCACTGGGCCGCCGACCTGCGCCTGGACTACTTCGACCACAGCGACCCGATCATCGGCTCCGAGCTGGTCACGACGTCGGTGACGAGCAACAGCGACACCGCGACGGCACCCAGCGCGACCTGGTACGCGAACAACCCGCACGTCAAGTACTGCAAGGGCGAGCGCGGCTACGTCCGCGTCACGACGACACCCGCGCAGACGCGAGCGGATTTCATGACCACGTCGGACACCAGCGTCTACGATCCGGCGTCGGTCGTGATCAAGAACGACCGCAGCTACGTAGTGCAAGCGGGCAAGCCCGGCCTCCAGCAGGTGTGA
- a CDS encoding AfsR/SARP family transcriptional regulator, with amino-acid sequence MGELIGQVETTSLTIRVLGPLEVTAAGQVVALGGPKPRLLLAALALQPNVVVSTDVLVEVLWPESAPRSAAANIRTYVHSLRRRFAEIDPGLGERISSRASGYLLTASPAELDHLAFAALAGEAQEELDHDRAESALKLLDRADALWRGEVLEGLPHDHSWGATVARLAELRLSVQEQRLRARIGLGRCGEAVAELRGLVTEHPLREELWAQLIVALRAAGRTADAIEAYESAERVLREELGAEPGARLRELRATLVPETVLAPRLADVAPVCQLPLDLPDFTGRDDVIGEVTALMRERAASGTPAVIVLSGAPGVGKSAVAVRVAHAVREEFADGQLHVDLAGTSSSPRAPMGVLAELLHALGVPDAGLPREPAERSALLRSRLAGRRMCIVLDDAGSAAQVRPLLPGAGACAVLVTSRLRLPGLAGAKAVDVDLLPEAEAARLLQGIVGAERVAAEPESAAAILRQCGHLPLAIRVAGAKLTHRPGWTLRLLADRLRDEHRRLDELRVGDLAVRASVTLSYDLLPMSAATAFRGLGLLGPVQFPPWAVAAVLGRRDAEDVLDVLVDGHLVELVGSDSAGQPRYRLHDLLRVYAVELASQSDAEKTRASLRRVLTGYLGLALEAARRMPLHFFGRYRDEELPCPPVPADVLPDDPAAWFAAERHTSVAAVSLAAENGFDDLAWQLASALTPYFDLRGHQDDWHSTHLIALAAARRTGSLRAEAIVQRNLGQYLLYQDEYAGSRVAFEESRALFERVGDAQGVGIALTGLATILRIEGEDDRALDHCHEALKLFAEADDPHGEAVARIGAGAVWMSRGCYAAAKRWFTDALELSASIGDRHREAHAFKRLGLLFQHQGNLAAAREHVDRAIAIFTDLGDDHCVGYANQNLGELCLHSGDFAHAQLLLVNSLSVHRRNGDRRSEAEVSQLLGELHRALSQPERSRDYSERALAIWRELSSSRPAPAPAVPTEPPHIVSA; translated from the coding sequence ATGGGGGAACTCATCGGGCAGGTTGAGACCACCTCGCTGACCATCCGCGTCCTCGGCCCGCTGGAAGTCACCGCCGCCGGGCAGGTGGTCGCGCTGGGCGGGCCGAAGCCCCGGCTGCTGCTGGCCGCGCTGGCCCTGCAGCCGAACGTCGTCGTGTCCACCGACGTGCTGGTGGAGGTGCTGTGGCCGGAATCGGCGCCGCGGTCGGCGGCGGCGAACATCCGCACGTACGTCCATTCGCTGCGAAGACGCTTCGCCGAAATCGACCCCGGCCTCGGCGAGCGGATCAGCAGCCGCGCGTCCGGCTACCTGCTGACGGCGTCCCCGGCCGAACTGGACCACCTCGCCTTCGCCGCGTTGGCCGGCGAAGCGCAGGAAGAGCTCGATCACGACCGCGCCGAGAGCGCTCTCAAACTCCTCGACCGGGCCGACGCGCTGTGGCGCGGTGAAGTCCTCGAAGGACTCCCGCACGACCACAGCTGGGGAGCGACCGTCGCCCGGCTCGCCGAACTCCGGCTTTCGGTGCAGGAACAGCGCCTGCGCGCGCGGATCGGCCTCGGCCGCTGCGGCGAGGCCGTCGCCGAGCTGCGCGGCCTGGTCACCGAACACCCGCTGCGCGAAGAGCTCTGGGCGCAGCTGATCGTCGCGTTGCGCGCCGCGGGCCGGACCGCGGACGCGATCGAGGCGTACGAGTCGGCCGAGCGCGTCCTGCGCGAAGAACTCGGGGCCGAACCGGGTGCCCGGCTGCGCGAGCTGCGCGCGACGCTGGTGCCGGAGACCGTCCTCGCCCCGCGCCTGGCCGACGTCGCCCCGGTCTGCCAGCTGCCGCTCGACCTGCCGGACTTCACCGGCCGCGACGACGTCATCGGCGAAGTCACCGCCTTGATGCGGGAACGGGCCGCTTCCGGCACCCCCGCCGTGATCGTGCTTTCGGGCGCGCCCGGGGTCGGGAAGTCGGCGGTCGCCGTCCGGGTCGCGCACGCGGTCCGCGAGGAGTTCGCCGACGGCCAGCTGCACGTCGACCTGGCCGGCACGTCGTCGTCGCCGCGGGCGCCGATGGGTGTGCTCGCCGAGCTGCTGCACGCGCTCGGCGTCCCGGACGCGGGCCTGCCGCGGGAACCGGCCGAACGGTCGGCGCTGCTGCGGTCGCGATTGGCCGGGCGGCGGATGTGCATCGTGCTCGACGACGCCGGGAGCGCCGCCCAGGTCCGGCCGCTGCTGCCCGGGGCCGGCGCGTGCGCGGTACTGGTGACCAGCCGGCTCCGGCTGCCCGGGCTGGCCGGCGCGAAGGCGGTCGACGTCGACCTGCTGCCCGAGGCCGAGGCCGCGCGGCTGCTGCAGGGCATCGTGGGCGCCGAGCGGGTGGCCGCCGAACCGGAGAGCGCGGCGGCGATCCTGCGCCAGTGCGGGCACCTGCCGCTGGCGATCCGGGTGGCCGGCGCGAAGCTGACGCACCGGCCGGGCTGGACGCTGCGGCTGCTGGCCGACCGGCTGCGCGACGAGCACCGGCGGCTGGACGAACTGCGCGTCGGCGACCTCGCCGTGCGGGCGAGCGTGACGCTGTCCTACGACCTGCTGCCGATGTCCGCGGCCACCGCGTTCCGCGGGCTCGGGCTGCTCGGGCCGGTCCAGTTCCCGCCGTGGGCGGTCGCGGCCGTGCTCGGCCGCCGTGACGCCGAGGACGTGCTCGACGTGCTGGTCGACGGCCACCTCGTCGAGCTCGTCGGCTCCGATTCGGCGGGTCAGCCGCGGTACCGGCTCCACGACCTGCTGCGCGTGTACGCGGTGGAGCTGGCGTCGCAGAGCGATGCGGAAAAGACGCGGGCTTCGCTGCGCCGGGTCCTCACCGGTTATCTCGGGCTGGCCCTCGAAGCCGCGCGCCGGATGCCGCTGCACTTCTTCGGCAGGTACCGCGACGAAGAGCTGCCGTGCCCGCCGGTGCCCGCCGACGTCCTGCCCGACGACCCGGCGGCGTGGTTCGCGGCCGAACGGCACACCAGCGTCGCGGCGGTCTCCCTGGCCGCGGAGAACGGCTTCGACGACCTGGCATGGCAGCTGGCGTCGGCGCTGACGCCGTACTTCGACCTGCGCGGCCACCAGGACGACTGGCACAGCACGCACCTGATCGCGCTGGCCGCGGCCCGCCGGACGGGCTCGCTGCGCGCGGAGGCGATCGTCCAGCGCAACCTCGGGCAGTACCTGCTCTACCAGGACGAATACGCCGGTTCGCGGGTGGCGTTCGAGGAGTCCCGGGCGTTGTTCGAGCGGGTCGGCGACGCGCAGGGGGTCGGCATCGCGCTGACCGGGCTCGCCACGATCCTGCGCATCGAGGGCGAGGACGACCGCGCGCTCGACCACTGCCACGAGGCCCTGAAGTTGTTCGCGGAAGCGGACGACCCGCACGGCGAAGCGGTGGCGCGCATCGGCGCGGGCGCGGTCTGGATGTCCCGAGGCTGCTACGCGGCGGCGAAGCGCTGGTTCACCGACGCACTGGAGCTGTCGGCGTCGATCGGCGACCGGCACCGCGAGGCGCACGCGTTCAAGCGCCTGGGCCTGCTGTTCCAGCACCAGGGCAACCTGGCGGCGGCCCGCGAGCACGTCGACCGCGCGATCGCGATCTTCACCGACCTCGGCGACGACCACTGCGTGGGCTACGCGAACCAGAACCTCGGCGAGCTGTGCCTGCACAGCGGCGACTTCGCGCACGCGCAGCTGCTGCTGGTCAACTCCCTGTCGGTGCACCGCCGCAACGGCGACCGGCGGTCGGAGGCGGAGGTCTCGCAGCTGCTCGGGGAGCTGCACCGGGCGCTTTCGCAGCCGGAGCGGTCCCGGGACTATTCCGAGCGCGCGCTGGCGATCTGGCGCGAGCTGTCCTCGTCCCGCCCGGCGCCGGCTCCCGCCGTTCCCACCGAGCCCCCGCACATCGTTTCGGCCTGA
- a CDS encoding glycoside hydrolase family 88 protein, translating into MSVSRRTLLTTAAGAAVAASTSTPASAATPEPSDLATTIRTLRQAADYAVAKLRAVAPGVTAFPVGTKFEKWTFSQNGDWVGGFWPGQLWLAWLHTGEEQFKTLALASAEKLAPRQNDTGTHDLGFLFYPSWVTAWRLTGEEKWRAGAIQAALSLSKRYNPAGKFIRAWGSLTDPNNAGRVIMDTMMNLDLLAFASTQTGDPKYLDIAVAHAKTAQQNFLRPDGSTPHVFDFDPVTGAPIGPNTVQGYSPASCWSRGQAWGVYGFTTIHRRTGDAEFLTTARRLADYALSQLTADHVPVWDYLAPQAPDDVKDASAGVIMACGLLDLAELTHRPRYRDSALRILTAVSRTCLTTKSARADATVARCTRNRPAEDGVEVSLPYADYYLLEGILRVLDRHKVDRAVDLSSV; encoded by the coding sequence GTGAGCGTTTCCCGGAGAACCCTGCTGACCACCGCGGCCGGTGCCGCGGTGGCCGCGAGCACTTCGACCCCGGCTTCCGCGGCCACGCCCGAACCTTCCGACCTCGCCACGACGATCCGGACGCTCCGCCAAGCGGCCGATTACGCGGTGGCCAAGCTGCGCGCGGTGGCCCCCGGCGTCACCGCGTTCCCGGTCGGCACGAAGTTCGAGAAATGGACCTTTTCGCAGAACGGCGACTGGGTCGGCGGATTCTGGCCCGGTCAGTTGTGGCTGGCCTGGCTGCACACCGGCGAGGAACAATTCAAGACCCTCGCGCTGGCGTCCGCGGAAAAGCTCGCGCCACGCCAGAACGACACCGGAACGCACGACCTGGGCTTCCTCTTCTACCCCTCGTGGGTGACCGCGTGGCGGCTCACCGGCGAGGAGAAGTGGCGCGCGGGCGCGATCCAGGCCGCGTTGTCGCTCAGCAAGCGGTACAACCCGGCCGGGAAGTTCATCCGGGCCTGGGGTTCGCTGACCGACCCGAACAACGCCGGCCGCGTCATCATGGACACGATGATGAACCTGGACCTGCTGGCGTTCGCGAGCACGCAGACCGGGGACCCGAAGTACCTGGACATCGCGGTCGCGCACGCGAAGACCGCGCAGCAGAACTTCCTCCGCCCGGACGGTTCGACACCGCACGTGTTCGACTTCGACCCGGTCACCGGCGCGCCGATCGGGCCGAACACCGTGCAGGGCTACAGCCCGGCGTCGTGCTGGTCGCGCGGGCAGGCGTGGGGCGTCTACGGCTTCACGACGATCCACCGGCGCACCGGGGACGCGGAGTTCCTGACCACGGCCCGCCGCCTCGCGGACTACGCGCTGTCGCAGCTGACCGCCGACCACGTGCCGGTGTGGGACTACCTGGCGCCGCAGGCCCCCGACGACGTCAAGGACGCCTCCGCCGGCGTGATCATGGCGTGCGGCCTGCTGGACCTGGCCGAGCTCACGCACCGGCCGCGGTACCGGGACAGCGCGCTGCGGATCCTGACCGCGGTGTCGCGGACGTGCCTGACGACGAAGTCCGCCCGCGCCGACGCGACCGTCGCCCGCTGCACCCGCAACCGCCCGGCCGAGGACGGCGTCGAGGTCTCGCTCCCCTACGCCGACTACTACCTGCTGGAGGGCATCCTGCGGGTGCTCGACCGGCACAAGGTCGACCGAGCGGTCGACCTTTCGAGCGTGTAG